In Nocardioides marinus, one DNA window encodes the following:
- a CDS encoding ABC transporter substrate-binding protein: MSTTGTRRRSGPTRTAMLTASTAVAALVLAACGSTVAPETVALAGGGSGTAIGATGSGTGPTGVDGGGIATDGGGSTDTGSGSTDGTGSGSGDSGGGTGGTGGDGGGSAGPSGPRAPDPGGTDKGVDCSGLADDTGLDSDSITIGNATDISGPVPGLFEESQKATQAFVAYFNASGSTICGRKLELVTYDTRTDGSADQQAAARACDDVFAMVGSMSAFDSGGAATTEQCGLPDVRAITTTKQRTACTICYAAQPAGPEEFQNAVPDYIMRNHGGGQKAAMLYLEGGAATENGPAQVRHMEKRGMKFVYVQSVSTAEFNYAPYVQAMKERGVETVQFVGANPFFGRLAQAMAQQDFKPELYLLDPTAYSPNFTETGGDAVVGTVVFVNFLPFEEARSNAEMQLYLQWLERVSPGSDPGFFGLFAWSATRLFVQRAASLGGDLSRETLIEAMGSVDGWTSNGLHSPQKVSAKRIGDCWRFITWTGSTWKALEGSKYQCRGTTAG; encoded by the coding sequence ATGAGCACCACGGGCACCAGGCGCCGGAGCGGCCCCACCCGGACGGCGATGCTCACCGCCTCGACCGCGGTGGCCGCGCTCGTGCTGGCCGCCTGCGGCAGCACCGTCGCGCCCGAGACCGTCGCCCTGGCCGGCGGCGGGTCGGGCACGGCGATCGGTGCCACCGGGTCCGGCACCGGTCCCACGGGGGTCGACGGCGGGGGCATCGCCACCGACGGCGGCGGCTCCACCGACACCGGCTCGGGCAGCACCGACGGCACCGGCTCCGGGTCCGGCGACAGCGGCGGTGGGACCGGCGGAACCGGCGGCGACGGCGGTGGGAGCGCCGGACCGTCCGGTCCGCGGGCCCCGGACCCCGGGGGCACCGACAAGGGCGTCGACTGCTCCGGCCTCGCCGACGACACCGGCCTGGACTCCGACTCGATCACCATCGGCAACGCCACCGACATCAGCGGACCGGTGCCCGGGCTCTTCGAGGAGTCCCAGAAGGCCACGCAGGCCTTCGTGGCCTACTTCAACGCCTCCGGCTCGACCATCTGCGGCCGGAAGCTCGAGCTGGTCACCTACGACACCCGCACCGACGGGTCGGCCGACCAGCAGGCGGCGGCCCGGGCCTGCGACGACGTGTTCGCCATGGTCGGGTCGATGTCGGCGTTCGACTCCGGCGGCGCGGCCACCACCGAGCAGTGCGGGCTGCCCGACGTACGCGCCATCACGACCACCAAGCAGCGCACCGCGTGCACCATCTGCTACGCCGCACAGCCGGCCGGGCCCGAGGAGTTCCAGAACGCGGTCCCGGACTACATCATGCGCAACCACGGGGGCGGCCAGAAGGCCGCGATGCTCTACCTCGAGGGTGGCGCGGCCACCGAGAACGGCCCCGCGCAGGTCCGGCACATGGAGAAGCGCGGGATGAAGTTCGTCTACGTCCAGAGCGTCTCCACCGCGGAGTTCAACTATGCGCCGTACGTGCAGGCGATGAAGGAGCGCGGGGTGGAGACGGTGCAGTTCGTCGGCGCCAACCCGTTCTTCGGCCGGCTCGCGCAGGCCATGGCCCAGCAGGACTTCAAGCCCGAGCTCTACCTGCTCGACCCCACGGCCTACAGCCCCAACTTCACCGAGACCGGCGGCGACGCCGTGGTCGGCACGGTCGTCTTCGTGAACTTCCTGCCCTTCGAGGAGGCCCGGTCCAACGCCGAGATGCAGCTCTACCTGCAGTGGCTGGAGCGGGTCAGCCCCGGCAGCGACCCGGGCTTCTTCGGGCTCTTCGCCTGGTCGGCCACGCGCCTGTTCGTCCAGCGTGCCGCCAGCCTGGGGGGCGACCTGAGCCGCGAGACGCTCATCGAGGCGATGGGGTCGGTCGACGGGTGGACCAGCAACGGCCTGCACTCGCCGCAGAAGGTCAGCGCCAAGCGGATCGGCGACTGCTGGCGCTTCATCACGTGGACCGGCAGCACGTGGAAGGCGCTGGAGGGCAGCAAGTACCAGTGCCGCGGCACCACCGCCGGCTGA
- a CDS encoding DsbA family protein, with amino-acid sequence MSKTNRAEDRASRAAEARAAQQRAERRRTIRMATIVAVGMALVILAGFLLTRALDTSKDVSATPAGTSEHGVTVGDPDAPHSVIVYEDFLCPFCGELEGATRDDFERLAEEGSLLVEYRPFNLLERISDYSPRAVNAFAVVLEESGPEVAKRYHDLLFDNQPSESGPFPDNQDLLDLAVEAGAEEDAVSEGILEVTHRDWVDDATAAAIEAGVQGTPTVILDGEVVQGGPQDILDAVLEATA; translated from the coding sequence ATGTCGAAGACGAACCGAGCCGAGGACCGGGCGTCGCGTGCCGCCGAGGCGCGTGCCGCCCAGCAGCGCGCCGAGCGGCGCCGCACGATCCGGATGGCCACCATCGTGGCGGTCGGGATGGCGCTGGTGATCCTCGCCGGGTTCCTCCTCACCCGCGCCCTCGACACCAGCAAGGACGTCTCCGCCACCCCGGCCGGGACGAGCGAGCACGGCGTCACGGTCGGCGACCCCGACGCCCCGCACTCGGTCATCGTCTACGAGGACTTCCTCTGCCCGTTCTGCGGCGAGCTCGAGGGGGCGACGCGCGACGACTTCGAGCGCCTCGCCGAGGAGGGCAGCCTGCTGGTGGAGTACCGCCCGTTCAACCTGCTGGAGCGGATCAGCGACTACAGCCCCCGGGCGGTCAACGCCTTCGCCGTCGTGCTGGAGGAGTCCGGCCCCGAGGTCGCCAAGCGCTACCACGACCTGCTCTTCGACAACCAGCCCTCGGAGTCCGGGCCGTTCCCCGACAACCAGGACCTGCTCGACCTCGCCGTCGAGGCCGGTGCCGAGGAGGACGCGGTGTCCGAGGGCATCCTCGAGGTCACCCACCGTGACTGGGTCGACGACGCCACCGCCGCGGCGATCGAGGCGGGCGTGCAGGGCACCCCGACCGTGATCCTCGACGGCGAGGTCGTCCAGGGTGGCCCGCAGGACATCCTGGACGCCGTGCTCGAGGCGACGGCCTGA
- a CDS encoding response regulator transcription factor, giving the protein MQPWVAVVIEDDPAIREILDMVLQQNGFSVVLCADGQSGLAAIGAHRPLLTTCDVQMPGMDGFAVARRIRRSHDTYLIMITAMAEEIDVVQGLEAGADDYLVKPFSPRELRARVDAMLRRLDIGPPRGSAAQGTRDTETAAPAPTPVVPAPSAPERPWLRGAPLPGQATPTVASTTTPSAPVVPSPVVAAPASPIPASPIPATAETASPTSAWLTHDGLALHPPTRSVVLDERPIDLTATEFDLLAALLGSGSRVRSKADLVLAVRGQGHVTAYFVNDADKRTVEAHVASLRRKLGDTGPQARFVEDVRGVGYRLAGRH; this is encoded by the coding sequence ATGCAGCCGTGGGTCGCCGTCGTGATCGAGGACGACCCCGCCATCCGCGAGATCCTCGACATGGTCCTGCAGCAGAACGGCTTCTCCGTCGTGCTCTGCGCCGACGGGCAGAGCGGGCTGGCGGCCATCGGGGCCCATCGTCCACTGCTCACCACCTGTGACGTGCAGATGCCCGGCATGGACGGGTTCGCCGTCGCGCGACGCATCCGCCGCTCGCACGACACCTACCTCATCATGATCACGGCCATGGCTGAGGAGATCGACGTGGTGCAGGGCCTGGAGGCGGGCGCCGACGACTACCTCGTCAAGCCCTTCAGCCCTCGCGAGCTGCGGGCCCGTGTCGACGCCATGTTGCGTCGGCTCGACATCGGCCCGCCGCGGGGCTCCGCCGCCCAGGGCACCCGGGACACCGAGACCGCCGCGCCGGCCCCGACGCCCGTCGTCCCCGCGCCGTCGGCACCCGAACGACCCTGGCTGCGCGGCGCTCCCCTACCCGGACAGGCCACACCCACCGTGGCCAGCACCACCACGCCGTCGGCGCCGGTGGTCCCCTCACCGGTGGTGGCTGCACCGGCCAGCCCCATCCCGGCCAGCCCCATCCCCGCAACGGCGGAGACGGCCTCCCCGACCAGCGCCTGGCTCACCCACGACGGGCTCGCCCTGCACCCGCCGACCCGCAGCGTGGTGCTCGACGAACGCCCGATCGACCTCACCGCGACGGAGTTCGACCTGCTGGCCGCACTCCTGGGCTCCGGCAGTCGGGTCCGCAGCAAGGCCGACCTGGTCCTGGCCGTGCGCGGCCAGGGGCACGTGACCGCCTACTTCGTCAACGACGCCGACAAGCGCACCGTCGAGGCGCACGTCGCCTCGTTGCGCCGCAAGCTCGGCGACACCGGCCCGCAGGCGCGGTTCGTCGAGGACGTGCGCGGCGTCGGCTACCGGCTCGCCGGGCGCCACTGA
- a CDS encoding adenosine deaminase codes for MRVDPAFIAGLPKAELHVHHVGSASPRIVSELARRHPGTVPDDPEELRRFFEFRDFAHFIEVYLAVVDLVRTPEDVRVLTYEVAREMATEQSLRYAELTCTPYTSVRPHEDGVGMPIEAYTEALEDARVAAERDFGLVLRWIYDIPGEAGLPAADATLDYALHHACDGLVGFGLGGPEIGVPRPQFQPHFDAARAAGLRSVPHAGETTGPQTVWDALQLLGAERIGHGTSAAQDPALLEHLAATGVPLEVCPSSNLATRAVATLEEHPLPRFVEAGVTVAIASDDPPMFGTTLNREYELAADLLDLDEEGVRELARTSVQASFAPDGVRRSLLAAIDDHA; via the coding sequence GTGCGCGTCGACCCAGCCTTCATCGCCGGCCTGCCGAAGGCCGAGCTGCACGTCCACCACGTCGGCTCGGCCTCCCCGCGGATCGTCTCCGAGCTCGCCCGACGCCACCCCGGCACCGTGCCCGACGACCCCGAGGAGCTGCGGCGCTTCTTCGAGTTCCGCGACTTCGCCCACTTCATCGAGGTCTACCTCGCGGTCGTCGACCTGGTCCGCACTCCCGAGGACGTGCGGGTGCTGACCTACGAGGTCGCGCGCGAGATGGCGACCGAGCAGTCGCTGCGCTACGCCGAGCTGACCTGCACCCCCTACACCTCGGTGCGTCCGCACGAGGACGGCGTCGGGATGCCCATCGAGGCCTACACCGAGGCGCTGGAGGACGCCCGGGTCGCGGCTGAGCGCGACTTCGGGCTGGTGCTGCGCTGGATCTACGACATCCCCGGTGAGGCCGGGCTCCCGGCGGCCGACGCCACCCTCGACTACGCCCTGCACCACGCCTGCGACGGGCTCGTCGGCTTCGGTCTGGGCGGACCAGAGATCGGCGTGCCGCGACCGCAGTTCCAGCCGCACTTCGACGCGGCGCGCGCCGCCGGGCTGCGCTCGGTGCCGCACGCCGGGGAGACCACCGGGCCGCAGACCGTGTGGGACGCGCTGCAGCTGCTGGGCGCCGAACGGATCGGCCACGGCACGAGCGCCGCGCAGGACCCCGCGCTGCTCGAGCACCTCGCGGCCACCGGCGTACCCCTCGAGGTGTGCCCGTCCTCGAACCTCGCCACCCGCGCGGTCGCCACCCTCGAGGAGCACCCGCTCCCGCGCTTCGTCGAGGCCGGTGTCACGGTCGCGATCGCCTCCGACGACCCGCCGATGTTCGGCACGACCCTCAACCGGGAGTACGAGCTGGCCGCCGACCTGCTCGACCTCGACGAGGAGGGCGTGCGTGAGCTGGCGCGGACCTCGGTGCAGGCGTCGTTCGCGCCCGACGGGGTACGCCGCAGCCTGCTCGCCGCGATCGACGACCACGCCTGA
- the orn gene encoding oligoribonuclease produces the protein MTDRLVWIDCEMTGLDLGADALIEVAALVTDFELNVLGEGIDVIIKPPDAALEQMVPFVREMHEKSGLLEELADGVDMAAAERQVLDYIRTHCPDGSRPPLAGNTVATDRSFLARDMATLEAFLHYRIVDVSSIKELSRRWFPRAYFAAPDKRGNHRALADIQESIEELRYYREAVFVPRPGPDTDTAREIAGRHGGSLTGLTGAAPSSPVAASDSAPAS, from the coding sequence ATGACGGACCGACTCGTGTGGATCGACTGCGAGATGACCGGCCTGGACCTGGGAGCCGACGCCCTGATCGAGGTCGCCGCCCTGGTCACGGACTTCGAGCTCAACGTCCTCGGCGAGGGCATCGACGTGATCATCAAGCCCCCGGACGCGGCCCTGGAGCAGATGGTGCCCTTCGTGCGGGAGATGCACGAGAAGTCCGGGCTGCTCGAGGAGCTCGCCGATGGCGTGGACATGGCCGCCGCGGAGCGTCAGGTGCTGGACTACATCCGCACCCACTGCCCCGACGGCAGCCGCCCCCCGCTGGCGGGCAACACCGTCGCGACCGACCGGTCGTTCCTGGCGCGCGACATGGCGACCCTCGAGGCCTTCCTGCACTACCGGATCGTGGACGTCTCCTCCATCAAGGAGCTCTCGCGCCGGTGGTTCCCCCGGGCCTACTTCGCCGCCCCCGACAAGCGCGGCAACCACCGCGCCCTGGCCGACATCCAGGAGAGCATCGAGGAGCTGCGCTACTACCGGGAGGCCGTCTTCGTGCCCCGCCCCGGGCCGGACACCGACACGGCCCGCGAGATCGCCGGCCGGCACGGTGGATCCCTGACCGGGCTGACCGGTGCGGCCCCCTCCTCGCCGGTGGCGGCCTCGGATTCGGCGCCCGCGTCCTAG
- a CDS encoding DUF2510 domain-containing protein: MPETPHDAPRQDAAAPAWYPDPHHPGALRYWNGADWTEGTATPGWYPHPEHRAPLRYWTGSAWGGELAGTAGVVSATAPTVGPVRWVGLPVAAALVGLAVGAGSALAVTLGGSNPTSAGTPTTTATATATAATEPTSPVGPAAAPDPSERTPVRVARVLSSRSVLLDDGRRLRLLGLGPTPCDTNRDGKKWLDRAAAGREIALTVLADPSTDELGGYLDVDGADLGEQMISAGLAVAAVGHPRAPRYAAAARGVVPCS, translated from the coding sequence GTGCCCGAGACCCCCCACGACGCACCGCGCCAGGACGCCGCGGCGCCGGCGTGGTACCCGGACCCGCACCACCCCGGCGCACTGCGCTACTGGAACGGCGCCGACTGGACCGAGGGGACCGCGACACCGGGCTGGTACCCGCACCCCGAGCACCGGGCCCCGCTGCGCTACTGGACCGGGAGCGCGTGGGGCGGTGAGCTGGCCGGGACGGCCGGGGTGGTGTCGGCGACGGCGCCGACGGTCGGTCCGGTCCGATGGGTCGGCCTGCCGGTCGCCGCTGCCCTGGTCGGCCTCGCCGTCGGTGCCGGCTCCGCCCTCGCCGTCACCCTCGGCGGCTCCAACCCCACCTCCGCCGGTACGCCGACCACCACCGCCACCGCCACCGCCACCGCGGCCACGGAGCCGACCTCTCCGGTCGGGCCGGCAGCGGCACCGGACCCCTCCGAGCGGACGCCGGTGCGGGTGGCACGGGTGCTGTCCTCGCGCAGCGTGCTGCTCGACGACGGACGTCGTCTGCGGTTGCTCGGACTCGGGCCGACGCCCTGCGACACGAACCGCGACGGCAAGAAGTGGTTGGACCGCGCAGCCGCCGGTCGCGAGATCGCCCTCACCGTCCTGGCCGACCCCTCCACCGACGAGCTCGGTGGGTACCTCGACGTCGACGGCGCGGACCTCGGTGAGCAGATGATCAGCGCCGGGCTGGCCGTCGCGGCCGTCGGCCACCCCCGCGCGCCCCGGTACGCGGCGGCCGCGCGGGGCGTCGTCCCCTGCTCGTGA
- a CDS encoding oxidoreductase, which produces MTRWLVTGCSTGIGREIARCALEAGHQVLVTCRRTADVEDLVAEFPGLAVAQALDVTDRSAISAAVAAADAAFGGVDVLVNNAGYGYLSAVEEGDDAEVRRLFDTNYFGAVDMIKAVLPQMRERGAGHVVNISSMTGLVANPPNAYYSSTKFALEALTEALAKEVGPLGIKVLAVEPGGFRTDWATRSMKEAAAPIDAYAGDVGVRKDLIKQFADHLPGDPRRVGEAVLMLVGLDVPPLRLLLGADVLQATRAKLADLSASIDAWESVTLDVGPVPAAGS; this is translated from the coding sequence ATGACGCGCTGGCTCGTCACCGGCTGCTCCACCGGCATCGGCCGCGAGATCGCGCGCTGCGCGCTCGAGGCGGGGCACCAGGTGCTGGTCACCTGCCGCCGCACCGCCGACGTCGAGGACCTGGTCGCGGAGTTCCCGGGCCTCGCGGTCGCGCAGGCCCTCGACGTCACGGACCGCTCGGCGATCAGCGCGGCCGTGGCCGCCGCCGACGCGGCCTTCGGCGGCGTGGACGTCCTGGTCAACAACGCCGGCTACGGCTACCTCTCGGCGGTCGAGGAGGGCGACGACGCCGAGGTGCGCAGGCTCTTCGACACCAACTACTTCGGCGCCGTCGACATGATCAAGGCGGTGCTGCCCCAGATGCGCGAGCGGGGTGCCGGGCACGTCGTCAACATCTCCTCGATGACCGGGCTGGTGGCCAACCCGCCCAACGCCTACTACTCCTCGACCAAGTTCGCCCTCGAGGCGCTCACCGAGGCCCTCGCCAAGGAGGTCGGCCCCCTCGGCATCAAGGTCCTGGCCGTCGAGCCGGGCGGCTTCCGCACCGACTGGGCCACGCGCTCGATGAAGGAGGCGGCCGCGCCGATCGACGCGTACGCCGGCGACGTGGGCGTCCGCAAGGACCTCATCAAGCAGTTCGCCGACCACCTGCCCGGCGACCCGCGCCGCGTGGGCGAGGCGGTGCTGATGCTGGTCGGCCTCGACGTCCCGCCGCTACGGCTGCTCCTCGGGGCGGACGTCCTGCAGGCGACGCGCGCCAAGCTGGCCGACCTCTCCGCCTCCATCGACGCGTGGGAGTCGGTCACGCTCGACGTGGGTCCGGTCCCGGCGGCGGGGTCATGA
- a CDS encoding TetR/AcrR family transcriptional regulator — protein sequence MSEAPVTRDPDLPPGKSARTRAALRDVALQHFVEHGFDRASVPAIAAQCGVTERTFYRHFATKDEVLFGDLTTRLEWFRRALRQRPAEEDLRESVRHSLASAPIDLRLMVEIARLRSELLSPERIERVFRDRQGAMAREVREVLVERGVDELAAAVRAEVLAGAVFAALAVWTEGPGPHDVAALGRLTAEALEQVRGAL from the coding sequence ATGTCCGAGGCGCCCGTCACGCGCGACCCCGACCTGCCGCCGGGGAAGTCCGCCCGCACCCGTGCGGCCCTGCGCGACGTGGCGCTCCAGCACTTCGTGGAGCACGGGTTCGACCGCGCCAGCGTGCCGGCGATCGCGGCCCAGTGCGGTGTCACCGAGCGGACCTTCTACCGCCACTTCGCGACCAAGGACGAGGTGCTCTTCGGGGACCTCACCACCCGCCTGGAGTGGTTCCGCAGGGCGTTGCGCCAGCGGCCGGCCGAGGAGGACCTCCGGGAGTCGGTGCGCCACTCGCTGGCCTCGGCGCCCATCGACCTGCGGCTCATGGTCGAGATCGCCCGACTCCGCTCGGAGCTGCTGAGCCCCGAGCGGATCGAGCGCGTCTTCCGTGACCGCCAGGGGGCGATGGCCCGCGAGGTCCGTGAGGTGCTGGTCGAGCGGGGTGTGGACGAGCTCGCCGCCGCCGTCCGGGCCGAGGTGCTGGCGGGAGCCGTGTTCGCCGCCCTGGCGGTGTGGACCGAGGGACCGGGGCCCCACGACGTCGCGGCCCTCGGCAGGCTCACCGCCGAGGCGCTCGAGCAGGTGCGCGGCGCGCTGTAG
- a CDS encoding ATP-binding protein, translating into MPDAPSSPDPSSPWFARLRPVVDDDTVLDSLLGDVTARLGFGTAAVLLLREDIEEMEYVAVRGSGQARSRLGRHVSLERVLAQLAESDMLGMVRYLPAERRVAGGFLQGLVPRAAPGAWHPDDLLVAVVKDEDRLRGLILLDEPRNRAVPSDALQATFHDWTRDHAPLVLAADSRRRLDHEVRLSRMSADVLRLSNARFGSSADLLQACLEVLRLALDGAVAWSHLLTDDTWRRVTDEDVVVPDGVNRDFGRLLLPAVERLLELEATAVFAGDRLAGPREVVEPLAALVGPWLEQEGHPQLMVLPLGAGTELLGFAALAKRAEAPQWTDLEIAAAHQVAGDLGVAVRNRQYEEQRTAMSELKRTFVATLVHELKNPVTSIKAHSELLGSLVAGSESGLRSVRALQRAGDQFERTVRDLLLFARYDDASVALDLAPVRLGEVLAESVELFVAEAESQGVSLVADVSLGEDVVEADRTAMERLVNNLVGNAVKYTDAGGVVSVVLRESDQGDWSTRGLALEVADTGIGISEDDLAHLFREFYRSSDPSARSRPGTGLGLAVVQRIVQRHGGQIEVASEVGHGTTVTVLLPVPVSDGGSPELSGGAGGPAAIA; encoded by the coding sequence GTGCCTGACGCACCGAGCTCTCCCGACCCCTCGAGTCCTTGGTTCGCCCGGCTGCGTCCGGTCGTCGACGACGACACGGTGCTCGACTCGCTCCTCGGCGACGTGACCGCACGGCTGGGCTTCGGGACCGCTGCCGTGCTGCTCTTGCGCGAGGACATCGAGGAGATGGAGTACGTCGCGGTGCGGGGCTCGGGGCAGGCGCGCAGCAGGTTGGGTCGCCACGTGTCGCTGGAGCGGGTGCTGGCCCAGCTCGCGGAGTCCGACATGCTCGGGATGGTGCGCTACCTGCCCGCGGAGCGCCGGGTCGCGGGTGGTTTCCTGCAGGGACTCGTGCCGAGGGCCGCGCCGGGGGCCTGGCACCCCGACGACCTGCTCGTCGCCGTGGTCAAGGACGAGGACCGGTTGCGCGGGCTGATCCTGCTCGACGAACCCAGGAACCGTGCGGTGCCCTCCGACGCGCTCCAGGCGACCTTCCACGACTGGACCCGTGACCACGCGCCGCTCGTCCTCGCGGCCGACAGCCGCCGTCGCCTCGACCACGAGGTGCGGCTCTCGCGGATGTCGGCCGACGTGCTGCGTCTGTCCAACGCCCGCTTCGGCTCCTCGGCGGACCTGCTGCAGGCCTGCCTCGAGGTCCTGCGTCTGGCCCTCGACGGGGCCGTGGCGTGGTCCCACCTGCTGACCGACGACACCTGGCGCCGGGTCACCGACGAGGACGTGGTGGTGCCGGACGGCGTGAACCGCGACTTCGGCCGCTTGCTGCTGCCCGCAGTGGAGCGGCTCCTCGAGCTGGAGGCCACGGCGGTCTTCGCGGGGGACAGGTTGGCGGGCCCGCGCGAGGTCGTGGAGCCGCTGGCGGCCCTGGTGGGGCCCTGGCTGGAGCAGGAGGGCCACCCGCAGCTGATGGTCCTGCCGCTGGGGGCGGGCACGGAGCTGCTCGGCTTCGCCGCTCTCGCCAAGCGTGCCGAGGCGCCCCAGTGGACGGACCTGGAGATCGCCGCCGCCCACCAGGTCGCGGGCGACCTCGGCGTCGCCGTGCGCAACCGGCAGTACGAGGAGCAGCGCACGGCGATGAGCGAGCTGAAGCGGACCTTCGTGGCGACGCTGGTGCACGAGCTGAAGAACCCGGTCACGTCGATCAAGGCCCACTCCGAGCTCCTGGGGTCCCTCGTCGCCGGCTCCGAGTCGGGCCTGCGGTCGGTGCGGGCGCTCCAGCGGGCGGGCGACCAGTTCGAGCGCACGGTCCGTGACCTCCTCCTCTTCGCCCGGTACGACGACGCGTCGGTCGCCCTGGACCTGGCGCCGGTCCGGCTGGGAGAGGTCCTGGCCGAGAGCGTCGAGCTCTTCGTGGCCGAGGCGGAGTCCCAGGGAGTCTCGCTGGTCGCCGACGTGTCCCTCGGCGAGGACGTGGTGGAGGCCGACCGCACCGCCATGGAACGGCTGGTCAACAACCTCGTCGGCAACGCCGTGAAGTACACCGATGCCGGCGGGGTGGTCTCCGTGGTGCTGCGCGAGAGCGACCAGGGTGACTGGAGCACCCGGGGGCTGGCCCTCGAGGTGGCCGACACGGGGATCGGCATCAGCGAGGACGACCTCGCTCACTTGTTCCGGGAGTTCTACCGCTCCTCGGACCCCTCGGCTCGATCCCGGCCGGGGACCGGGTTGGGGCTCGCGGTGGTGCAACGGATCGTCCAGCGTCACGGTGGCCAGATCGAGGTGGCCTCCGAGGTCGGTCACGGGACGACCGTGACCGTCCTGCTGCCCGTGCCGGTCTCCGACGGCGGCTCTCCCGAGCTGAGCGGGGGCGCAGGGGGTCCCGCGGCGATCGCGTGA
- a CDS encoding sulfotransferase family protein: MSVLTFDVDTLVAEARRKEGVEDLGDTGFREPLGVLCAAYDAAPLSEVGRWILRAGLVHSLRTRLRTQEWVRRHPEILTERVEDPIVVVGMMRSGTTLVQRLLAADPARCAAAGWEVLEAAPPLDTDPADPAPRIERGLAREAQTREHAPELFAIHPMHALEAEEEIVFLADAFLSHVPESGAHVPDYRAWLDTQDLTPAYDHLHLVLQLLQWQKRLRGEPVGRWVLKTPAHLGYLDTLRARFPGLHLVHLHRDPQETIPSGASLNTVLHRMHSDTVDPQRIGREWLERMGWTHDRALDTRERWARDATAPRVTDIAFRAVVADPWPQVARVHDDLGTHLTDRAQASMRAWLDRRPPDPRRPAYTAEDFGLTPAAIAERFARENPFCQY, translated from the coding sequence ATGTCAGTACTGACGTTCGACGTCGACACCCTGGTCGCCGAGGCCCGCCGTAAGGAGGGCGTCGAGGACCTCGGTGACACCGGGTTCCGCGAACCGCTCGGGGTGCTCTGTGCGGCGTACGACGCAGCGCCGCTGTCGGAGGTGGGTCGCTGGATCCTGCGCGCCGGACTCGTCCACTCGCTGCGCACCCGCCTGCGCACGCAGGAGTGGGTGCGCCGCCACCCGGAGATCCTCACCGAGCGCGTCGAGGACCCGATCGTGGTCGTGGGCATGATGCGCAGCGGCACGACGCTCGTGCAGCGACTGCTCGCGGCCGACCCCGCCCGCTGCGCCGCGGCGGGCTGGGAGGTCCTCGAGGCCGCTCCCCCGCTGGACACCGATCCGGCCGACCCCGCCCCGCGCATCGAACGCGGACTGGCCCGGGAGGCCCAGACGCGCGAGCACGCACCGGAGCTCTTCGCGATCCACCCCATGCACGCCCTGGAGGCCGAGGAGGAGATCGTCTTCCTCGCCGACGCGTTCCTCTCCCACGTGCCCGAGTCCGGCGCCCACGTCCCCGACTACCGGGCGTGGCTCGACACCCAGGACCTCACCCCCGCCTACGACCACCTGCACCTGGTGCTGCAGCTGTTGCAGTGGCAGAAGCGCCTGCGCGGCGAGCCCGTGGGCAGGTGGGTCCTCAAGACGCCCGCCCACCTGGGTTACCTCGACACCCTGCGCGCCCGCTTCCCCGGCCTGCACCTCGTACACCTGCACCGCGACCCGCAGGAGACGATTCCCTCGGGGGCGAGCCTGAACACCGTGCTGCACCGCATGCACAGCGACACGGTCGACCCGCAGCGCATCGGCCGCGAGTGGCTGGAGCGGATGGGATGGACCCACGACCGCGCCCTCGACACCCGTGAGCGCTGGGCGCGGGACGCCACCGCACCGAGGGTCACCGACATCGCCTTCCGTGCCGTGGTGGCCGACCCCTGGCCCCAGGTCGCGCGGGTGCACGACGATCTCGGGACCCACCTCACCGACCGGGCGCAGGCCTCCATGCGCGCCTGGCTGGACCGGCGCCCACCGGACCCGCGCCGCCCGGCGTACACGGCCGAGGACTTCGGACTGACCCCGGCGGCCATCGCGGAGCGGTTCGCGCGGGAGAATCCTTTTTGTCAGTACTGA
- a CDS encoding MauE/DoxX family redox-associated membrane protein: MEGRVVGWLGLLARLATGGVWVVAGALKIPEPAASVQAVRAYPLLPEAVVPTVGQLLPVVEVVVGLALVVGLLTRTMAVVSAVLFVAFIIAIASAWARGLTIDCGCFGGGGYDPDAADKYPWEIARDVALLAGSVFVAAFGHRSRWALDHVLFRRTPLES, from the coding sequence GTGGAGGGGCGCGTCGTGGGGTGGCTCGGGCTGCTGGCCCGCTTGGCGACCGGTGGTGTGTGGGTCGTCGCGGGGGCGCTGAAGATCCCCGAGCCCGCCGCCAGCGTCCAGGCCGTGCGCGCCTACCCCCTGCTGCCGGAGGCCGTGGTCCCCACCGTGGGCCAGCTGCTGCCGGTCGTGGAGGTCGTGGTCGGGCTCGCGCTGGTCGTGGGCCTGCTGACGCGCACCATGGCCGTGGTGTCGGCCGTGCTGTTCGTCGCGTTCATCATCGCGATCGCGAGCGCCTGGGCGCGTGGGCTGACCATCGACTGCGGCTGCTTCGGCGGTGGGGGCTACGACCCCGACGCCGCCGACAAGTACCCCTGGGAGATCGCCCGCGACGTCGCCCTGCTGGCAGGGTCGGTCTTCGTGGCGGCCTTCGGCCACCGGAGCCGGTGGGCCCTGGACCACGTGCTGTTCCGTCGTACGCCGCTGGAGAGCTGA